A single Epinephelus fuscoguttatus linkage group LG13, E.fuscoguttatus.final_Chr_v1 DNA region contains:
- the u2af1 gene encoding splicing factor U2AF 35 kDa subunit: protein MAEYLASIFGTEKDKVNCSFYFKIGACRHGDRCSRLHNKPTFSQTIALLNIYRNPQNSAQSADGLTCAISDMEMQEHYDEFFEEVFTEMEEKYGEVEEMNVCDNLGDHLVGNVYVKFRYEEDAEKAVIDLNNRWFNGQPIHAELSPVTDFREACCRQYEMGECTRGGFCNFMHLKPISRELRRELYGRRRKSRHRSRSRSRERRSRSRDRGRGGGGGRDHERRRSRDRERSGRF from the exons ATGGCAGAGTACCTGGCATCCATTTTTGGGACAGAGAAAGATAA GGTCAACTGctctttttatttcaaaattggTGCCTGCCGACATGGCGACCGCTGCTCCAGATTACACAATAAACCGACATTCAGCCAG acAATTGCCCTCCTGAACATTTACCGGAACCCTCAGAACAGTGCCCAGTCTGCTGATGGGCTGACCT GTGCCATCAGTGACATGGAGATGCAGGAGCACTATGATGAGTTTTTTGAG GAGGTCTTCACAGAGATGGAAGAAAAGTATGGcgaggtggaggagatgaacGTATGTGACAACCTTGGGGACCATCTAGTGGGAAATGTGTATGTGAAG TTCCGTTATGAAGAGGACGCTGAGAAGGCTGTGATAGACCTGAATAACAGGTGGTTTAATGGACAGCCAATCCATGCTGAGCTCTCCCCCGTCACAGACTTCAGAGAAGCCTGCTGTCGCCAATATGAAATGGG GGAATGCACTCGTGGTGGCTTCTGTAACTTCATGCATCTGAAGCCCATCTCACGTGAACTGAGGAGAGAGCTCTATGGGCGTCGGAGGAAGAG CCGCCACAGGTCCCGGTCTCGATCGAGAGAGAGGCGATCTCGCTCGAGGGACAGAGggcgaggaggtggaggtggccGTGACCACGAGAGACGTCGCTCCCGAGACAGAGAGCGTTCAGGACGGTTCTGA
- the gabpa gene encoding GA-binding protein alpha chain, whose protein sequence is MSKSETEEMIEIEIDEREKQACLEEGVEEQTITASDLIQQDIDINEPIGNLKKLLEPRIQISLDAYDICLQDIQLHPDHSLFDQGVKTDGTVQLSLQIITKPGEEKLNILEIVKPVETVEVVIDPDAAGEEGALVEEGQLIAVERSGLSDETSEQVTRWAAALEGYRKEQVRLGIPYDPVLWTADQVIHWAVWVMKEFNIDEMEIGSIHIPGRDLCSFSQEEFLQKVPNGEILWSHLELLRKYVLASQDQSGGDATVTIDQPVQIIPAQVSTPTAIKVLKQNRGPRAPRISGGEERSSPGNRTGNNGQIQLWQFLLELLTDKDARDCISWVGEDGEFKLNQPELVAQKWGQRKNKPTMNYEKLSRALRYYYDGDMISKVQGKRFVYKFVCDLRTLIGYSAAELNNLVTECEQKKLARMQMHGIGQPITTVTLATTTLDKDS, encoded by the exons ATGTCTAAAAGTGAAACAGAAGAGATGATAGAGATCGAGATCGATGAACGGGAGAAACAGGCGTGCCTGGAGGAAGG GGTCGAGGAGCAGACCATCACTGCatcagatctgattcaacaagACATCGACATCAATGAGCCCATTGGCAATTTGAAGAAGCTCTTGGAGCCTCGTATTCAAATATCACTGGACGCATATGACATCTGCTTGCAGGACATCCAG CTTCACCCTGACCACAGCCTCTTCGATCAAGGCGTAAAGACAGATGGCACCGTGCAGCTCAGCCTGCAAATTATAACCAAACCAG GTGAGGAGAAGCTAAACATTTTGGAAATTGTGAAGCCAGTAGAAACAGTGGAGGTGGTGATTGATCCAGATGcagcaggagaggagggagcACTGGTGGAGGAGGGTCAGCTCATCGCTGTGGAGCGATCTGGCCTTTCTGATGAGACCTCCGAGCAGGTTACACGCTGGGCTGCAGCACTTGAAGGCTACCGCAAAGAGCAAGTCCGGCTGGGCATACCATACG ATCCTGTGCTCTGGACAGCTGATCAGGTGATCCACTGGGCTGTGTGGGTGATGAAGGAGTTTAACATCGATGAGATGGAAATAGGCAGCATTCACATTCCAGGTCGAGATCTCTGCTCATTCAGCCAGGAGGAGTTCCTACAGAAAGTGCCCAATGGAGAGATACTCTGGAGTCACCTGGAGCTCCTGCGTAAAT ATGTGTTGGCAAGCCAGGACCAGTCCGGAGGGGACGCCACTGTCACCATCGATCAAC ctgtgcagATAATCCCGGCCCAAGTGAGCACACCCACTGCCATTAAAGTGTTGAAGCAGAACCGTGGCCCTAGAGCTCCCCGAATttcaggaggagaggagcgcAGCTCGCCTGGCAACCGCACAG GAAACAATGGTCAGATCCAGTTGTGGCAGttcctgctggagctgctgacaGACAAGGACGCACGGGACTGCATCTCCTGGGTGGGCGAGGATGGCGAGTTCAAACTCAACCAGCCGGAGCTTGTGGCCCAGAAATGGGGCCAGCGCAAGAACAAGCCTACGATGAACTACGAGAAACTCAGCAGAGCCCTgag GTATTACTACGATGGGGACATGATCAGCAAGGTGCAGGGCAAGCGCTTTGTCTACAAGTTTGTGTGTGACCTGAGAACTCTGATCGGCTACAGCGCTGCTGAGCTCAACAACCTGGTGACCGAGTGCGAACAGAAGAAACTGGCCCGCATGCAGATGCACGGCATCGGTCAGCCCATCACTACAGTGACGCTGGCCACCACAACACTAGACAAAGACAGTTGA